One Natator depressus isolate rNatDep1 chromosome 3, rNatDep2.hap1, whole genome shotgun sequence DNA segment encodes these proteins:
- the AKAP12 gene encoding A-kinase anchor protein 12 isoform X3 codes for MEAMPPESTDKDGVEDGQKDVQEANEQLPPEEEKVEELEQPSESQSNDVGFKKVFKFVGFKFTVKKDKTEKSEPVQLLTVKKEEEEVAANGAGDHKEVKIETVEEATESEVTHPAEKIEEEPKSEERKDESLPEKVAESPSEEAEGNKEAEGKKEPSKSPESPTNGLVNETASPLRKFFTQGWAGFRKKTSFRKPKEDEQQAPEKEKEEQEREVAEIPVEASEKEKTEKEKEEQEREMGEVPVEASEKEKTEKEKEEQEREVAEIPVEASLKEEVVIPSEQSLPQETTESVNKESELSLEEKVDLSPEEKSKPVKECKISLEEKVEIHFEEKSELPASMTMEIFGEKLEKSKGRSKEEYEPVSPKTAEVFGEKIEKSEPKAPLATEIFDEKLETEEEVHVSTTEEKEVKIEQMPSSASEQSVEGDGELQRIQPTEEQIQAKETVCIVVDDHIKQTEPSSEDAAACKPPDGITTEVELLSSQERAKVQGSPLKKLFTGTGLKKLSGKKHKGKREETKPGEQAEQIQHLADSPESPEEQKAESSASSPEESTEPPSVEKAIDATRVTETEGVISDVERKRECVTPWASFKKMVTPKKRVRRPSESDKEEEIDKAKSATLSSTESAVSENQEETKVNGEEQKLEKSIEEPKRKVDTSVSWEALICVGSSKKRARKSSSSDEEVGQRLAQEGQKIDEVGQSKETAPDMILTSSQESDQGQGSSSPEQAGSPSEGEGVSTWESFKRLVTPRRKSKTKMEERTEESVLVSSIEHSTSDGEPGKEETWVSLKKLIPGRRKKKSDGKPEQACVEEAGEEMTETNEEDSDVPAVVPLSEYEAAEQEKIEAQQATQAEAIREETLDEKRAEKLEDTLIIEQSNEGLVHAVTVTVVEGERAVTSIEERSPSWISATVTESIEQEKDDEEQTEQIFETEVVVEKTVVVTKTLPELRKDISDDTIVSELELTSEALTALEEATEVSCGEEATEVSLAEETTEMVSAVSQLTESPDTTEEVTPVQELEGTEQNLEELNKQTQDILEEVVERVKLSDEVQMISERTVTVIQSMQKIGSEMKDEANEVTVICKETVLVEQSLKKEEPKEADIQHMESAGSVQGRNEADESVLQEVSEMSEKCAEMKEHTEEAKSRDRLADESQWQETEQAFIERHEETSEVEGILEKCKLKEEEFYSGVTITTKAEHEVKAEYVTVVKQQEISTEEAKVNLIEIIPGEITDEGAPEVDGSESETHEAKLELSQEFKQVVDMVPNLESKCMKVTVTEAPLQSEAEDAMLTLESKHSEATAAQSPIPSEETDIPVQSEREHAREALEPRSTEALVDESPVQREIEDAVLILESECTEAVAAEAPVQSDVTEASVQSEGQDAMLSLESKGTEATVQREVTEATMQSEVEGIATEGVMQSEVTEAPVKKEMEDAVLILESECTETVSSEAPMQRDVSEAAVQSGVEDAAHIVEKECTKALASEVQDAVLLLESECTETIAAEATVQSEVTEEATVQNEVEEIAPTATVQNEVDDSMLTLESKCTEITALETTMKSEGTEIPMQSEMEDALLSLESKCTDAIVTGDAVQSGVTEAPVKREVEDAALTLESERTEAVAAEAPMQNDVEDALSKLESEYPGAVVNGAPLQSPKELPVYGKGDKEEPMEAKQILLLPATSSNDNQREETKFELMMEVEKDLFESGKLELASGDKLYLTPVQQEILAVQLEDTGSPIPSVESSEAQKASVPVTAAAIEEQIIAETVTSMESSAETLKPLAAVSEKLFSDLVQDITIAHSGFGAAGGRSEETATMSVSEMTAATVNGMTEAATSCTQPDLVKKDYVDDATQGKEQQKPECREEAEKKTVSQDKKSPSLTHIEFEKDIVQSVTIESQSTKIVLKIIQTAVDKLERTEEPAAVCMASESQQQIESADGSQKGINISEVQGSVQAHQQLLVKGEKTIEGKEQEFQQPSTVKHTILTQSAEKQATLEQTEDVPLISDLSKEGEIQDSGKIVAVPEGVSSESLGAQKSVIDMSVSEDLSKETRTDQPKLKEKEAGQTVATQEKYMVQQTHIERKEDKHSQPVEDMKRHTAEDVNNQEYASCGSPQSKSELTKS; via the coding sequence ATGGAAGCCATGCCACCAGAATCAACTGATAAGGATGGTGTGGAAGATGGACAGAAAGATGTTCAAGAAGCTAATGAACAGTTGCCACCAGAGGAAGAAAAAGTAGAAGAGCTAGAACAGCCCAGTGAATCTCAGTCTAATGATGTCGgatttaaaaaagtttttaaatttgTTGGTTTCAAGTTTACTGTTAAAAAAGATAAGACTGAAAAGTCTGAACCTGTTCAGCTACTGACtgtaaaaaaagaggaagaagaagtgGCAGCAAATGGAGCTGGAGATCATAAAGAAGTCAAGATAGAAACAGTGGAGGAAGCAACAGAAAGTGAAGTGACCCACCCTGCAGAAAAAATTGAAGAAGAACCGAAAAGTGAGGAAAGGAAAGATGAATCTCTTCCTGAAAAGGTAGCAGAAAGCCCAAGTGAGGAAGCTGAAGGAAACAAagaggcagaaggaaaaaaagaacctAGCAAGTCACCAGAGTCTCCAACAAATGGATTAGTTAATGAAACCGCATCACCACTAAGAAAATTCTTTACTCAGGGTTGGGCTGGGTTTAGGAAAAAGACAAGTTTTAGGAAACCTAAAGAGGATGAGCAGCAGGCTcctgagaaagaaaaggaagagcaAGAAAGGGAAGTGGCAGAGATCCCAGTAGAAGCAAGTGAGAAGGAGAAaactgagaaagaaaaggaagagcaAGAAAGGGAAATGGGAGAGGTCCCAGTAGAAGCAAGTGAGAAGGAGAAaactgagaaagaaaaggaagagcaAGAAAGGGAAGTGGCAGAGATCCCAGTAGAAGCAAGTTTGAAGGAGGAAGTTGTTATTCCTTCTGAACAGTCACTTCCACAAGAGACAACTGAAAGTGTAAACAAGGAATCTGAACTGTCCCTTGAAGAAAAAGTAGACCTATCCCCTgaagaaaaatcaaaaccagTGAAAGAATGTAAAATATCCTTAGAAGAAAAAGTTGAAATACACTTTGAAGAGAAATCTGAACTACCAGCTTCCATGACCATGGAAATATTTGGtgaaaaattagaaaaatctAAAGGCAGATCTAAAGAAGAATATGAACCTGTATCTCCAAAGACAGCAGAAGTATTTGGTGAAAAAATTGAGAAATCTGAACCAAAAGCTCCACTGGCAACTGAAATCTTTGATGAAAAGTTAGAGACAGAGGAAGAAGTTCATGTTAGCACTACAGAGGAGAAAGAGGTAAAGATAGAACAGATGCCCTCCTCAGCTTCTGAACAATCAGTTGAAGGAGATGGTGAGCTACAAAGAATTCAACCCACTGAGGAACAAATACAAGCCAAAGAAACAGTATGCATAGTAGTAGACGACCACATCAAGCAAACAGAACCAAGCTCTGAAGATGCAGCTGCATGTAAGCCTCCAGACGGCATCACAACTGAGGTTGAACTGTTGTCATCACAAGAAAGAGCCAAAGTGCAAGGCAGCCCCTTAAAGAAACTTTTTACAGGGACTGGCTTAAAGAAGCTTTCTGGAAAGAAGCAtaaaggaaagagagaagaaaCTAAGCCAGGGGAACAAGCAGAACAAATTCAACATTTAGCTGATTCCCCAGAAAGTCCAGAAGAACAAAAGGCAGAGAGCTCTGCCTCTTCACCTGAAGAATCAACAGAGCCTCCTTCTGTGGAGAAAGCCATAGATGCAACGCGGGTCACTGAAACCGAAGGAGTAATTTCAGATGTAGAGAGGAAAAGAGAGTGTGTAACTCCTTGGGCATCATTTAAAAAGATGGTGACTCCCAAAAAACGTGTCAGAAGGCCTTCTGAAAGtgacaaagaagaagaaattgaTAAGGCAAAGAGTGCTACCTTGTCTTCTACTGAAAGTGcagtctctgaaaatcaggaagaAACTAAAGTAAATGGTGAGGAGCAGAAGCTAGAAAAAAGCATAGAAGAGCCAAAACGAAAGGTTGATACTTCTGTATCATGGGAAGCCTTAATTTGTGTAGGCTCCTCTAAGAAAAGAGCTAGGAAATCGTCCTCTTCTGATGAGGAAGTAGGACAGAGGCTTGCTCAAGAAGGCCAAAAAATAGATGAAGTTGGCCAAAGCAAAGAAACTGCACCAGACATGATCCTAACTAGTTCCCAAGAAAGTGATCAAGGACAAGGAAGTTCCTCACCAGAACAAGCTGGGAGTCCATCTGAAGGAGAGGGTGTTTCAACCTGGGAATCATTTAAAAGGCTAGTCACTCCAAGAAGAAAATCCAAAACCAAAATGGAAGAGAGAACTGAAGAATCTGTGTTAGTTTCCAGCATAGAACATTCTACTTCAGATGGTGAACCTGGAAAAGAAGAAACatgggtttctttaaaaaaattaatacctGGTCGTCGGAAGAAAAAGTCAGATGGGAAGCCAGAACAAGCTTGTGTTGAGGAAGCTGGAGAAGAGATGACAGAAACCAATGAAGAAGACTCTGATGTTCCAGCTGTTGTTCCTTTATCTGAGTACGAAGCAGCTGAACAAGAGAAAATTGAGGCCCAACAAGCAACACAAGCTGAGGCAATAAGGGAAGAAACTTTAGATGAAAAGAGAGCTGAAAAATTAGAAGATACCTTAATTATTGAGCAATCTAATGAAGGACTGGTTCATGCAGTTACTGTGACTGTTgtagagggagagagagcagttACCAGTATTGAAGAAAGGTCACCATCTTGGATATCTGCTACTGTGACAGAGTCCATTGAACAGGAAAAAGATGATGAAGAACAAACTGAGCAGATATTTGAAACTGAAGTTGTTGTAGAAAAGACAGTGGTGGTTACTAAAACTTTGCCAGAGTTGAGAAAGGATATTAGTGATGATACTATAGTAAGTGAGCTGGAGTTAACCTCAGAAGCATTGACAGCACTGGAAGAGGCAACAGAAGTTTCCTGTGGTGAAGAGGCAACAGAAGTGTCCCTTGCAGAGGAGACGACTGAGATGGTTTCTGCTGTGTCACAGTTAACTGAATCCCCAGATACTACAGAAgaagttacacctgtgcaagagCTAGAAGGGACTGAGCAAAATTTAGAagaattaaataaacaaacacaggACATTCTAGAGGAAGTTGTAGAAAGAGTGAAGCTATCAGATGAAGTACAGATGATTAGTGAAAGAACTGTGACAGTCATTCAGTCAATGCAGAAAATTGGATCTGAAATGAAAGATGAAGCTAATGAAGTTACAGTCATATGCAAAGAAACTGTGTTGGTTGAACAGTCCTTAAAGAAAGAAGAACCTAAAGAGGCTGACATTCAACATATGGAAAGTGCAGGAAGTGTTCAAGGTAGAAATGAAGCTGACGAAAGTGTTCTACAGGAAGTGTCAGAGATGAGTGAAAAGTGTGCAGAGATGAAGGAACACACAGAAGAAGCTAAAAGTCGGGATAGATTGGCAGATGAAAGTCAGTGGCAAGAAACTGAACAAGCATTTATAGAAAGACATGAAGAAACATCTGAAGTAGAAGGGATTCTAGAGAAATGTAAATTGAAAGAGGAGGAATTTTACAGTGGTGTCACAATAACTACCAAGGCAGAGCATGAAGTGAAAGCTGAGTATGTTACAGTAGTAAAACAACAAGAAATTTCAACTGAAGAGGCCAAAGTGAATTTAATAGAAATAATTCCAGGTGAAATCACAGATGAAGGTGCTCCAGAAGTGGATGGATCTGAAAGTGAAACACATGAAGCAAAGCTTGAGCTGTCCCAGGAATTTAAGCAAGTGGTGGACATGGTGCCTAACTTAGAATCAAAATGCATGAAAGTAACCGTAACAGAAGCCCCTTTGCAGAGTGAGGCAGAAGATGCCATGCTCACTTTGGAATCAAAACATTCAGAAGCAACTGCAGCTCAGTCCCCCATACCGAGTGAGGAGACTGACATCCCAGTGCAGAGTGAAAGGGAACATGCCAGGGAGGCCTTAGAACCAAGAAGCACAGAAGCACTTGTAGATGAGtcccctgtgcagagagagataGAAGATGCTGTGCTTATCTTAGAATCAGAATGCACTGAAGCAGTTGCAGCTGAAGCTCCAGTGCAGAGTGATGTGACTGAGGCTTCTGTGCAAAGTGAGGGGCAAGATGCTATGCTTAGCTTGGAATCAAAGGGCACTGAGGCCACTGTACAGAGGGAGGTGACTGAGGCCACCATGCAGAGTGAGGTGGAAGGAATTGCTACTGAGGGGGTGATGCAGAGTGAGGTAACTGAGGCTCCTGTGAAGAAAGAGATGGAAGATGCTGTGCTTATCTTAGAATCAGAATGCACTGAAACAGTTTCATCTGAGGCTCCAATGCAGAGGGATGTGTCTGAGGCCGCTGTGCAGAGTGGGGTGGAAGATGCCGCGCATATTGTAGAAAAAGAATGCACAAAAGCACTGGCAAGTGAGGTGCAAGATGCCGTGCTTCTCTTGGAATCAGAATGCACAGAAACAATTGCTGCTGAGGCCACTGTGCAGAGTGAGGTAACTGAGGAGGCCACAGTGCAGAATGAGGTGGAAGAAATTGCCCCTACGGCCACAGTGCAGAACGAGGTGGACGATTCCATGCTTACCTTAGAATCAAAATGCACAGAAATCACTGCTCTAGAGACCACCATGAAGAGCGAGGGAACTGAGATTCCTATGCAGAGTGAGATGGAAGATGCCCTGCTTTCCTTAGAATCAAAATGCACAGACGCAATTGTAACTGGGGATGCCGTGCAGagtggggtaactgaggcaccTGTGAAGAGAGAGGTAGAAGATGCTGCGCTTACCTTAGAATCAGAACGCACTGAAGCAGTTGCAGCTGAGGCTCCCATGCAGAATGATGTAGAAGATGCCCTGTCTAAATTAGAATCAGAATACCCGGGGGCAGTTGTAAATGGGGCCCCTCTACAGAGTCCTAAAGAACTGCCTGTGTATGGAAAGGGAGATAAAGAGGAGCCCATGGAAGCAAAACAAATACTTCTGCTGCCTGCTACAAGTTCAAATGACAATCAGCGAGAGGAAACCAAGTTTGAGCTAATGATGGAAGTTGAAAAAGATTTGTTTGAATCTGGAAAATTGGAACTTGCAAGTGGTGATAAACTTTATTTGACTCCAGTGCAGCAAGAGATTTTAGCTGTGCAGCTGGAAGATACTGGCTCACCCATTCCTAGTGTTGAAAGCTCGGAGGCTCAGAAAGCATCTGTGCCTGTAACAGCTGCAGCAATTGAAGAACAAATCATTGCAGAAACTGTAACATCTATGGAAAGCTCAGCTGAAACTTTGAAGCCTTTAGCAGCAGTGTCTGAAAAACTCTTTTCTGATCTAGTCCAAGATATTACCATTGCTCATTCAGGATTTGGGGCTGCGGGCGGTAGGAGTGAAGAAACTGCAACAATGTCAGTATCAGAGATGACCGCTGCAACCGTGAATGGAATGACTGAGGCAGCAACAAGCTGTACACAACCTGATTTGGTCAAAAAAGATTACGTGGATGACGCAACACAGGGGAAGGAGCAACAGAAGCCAGAGTGTAGGGAAGAAGCTGAGAAAAAAACAGTTTCTCAAGATAAAAAAAGCCCATCTCTAACCCACATAGAATTCGAAAAAGATATTGTTCAGTCTGTCACTATAGAATCTCAGAGTACAAAAATTGTATTAAAGATCATTCAGACTGCTGTTGACAAACTCGAGAGAACAGAAGAGCCAGCTGCTGTGTGCATGGCATCTGAATCACAGCAGCAGATTGAATCAGCAGACGGAAGTCAAAAAGGTATAAATATATCTGAAGTTCAGGGAAGTGTACAGGCTCATCAGCAGCTTCTTGTAAAAGGTGAAAAGACAATAGAGGGTAAAGAACAAGAGTTCCAGCAACCAAGTACAGTCAAACATACTATTTTAACACAGTCTGCAGAGAAACAAGCTACTCTAGAACAAACAGAAGATGTGCCATTAATTTCTGATTTGTCAAAAGAGGGAGAAATTCAGGATTCAGGAAAGATTGTAGCTGTCCCTGAAGGTGTTTCAAGTGAAAGTTTAGGGGCTCAAAAATCAGTGATAGATATGAGTGTTTCAGAAGACTTATCCAAAGAGACAAGAACAGACCAACCAAAGCTAAAGGAAAAAGAAGCCGGGCAGACTGTGGCCACCCAAGAGAAATATATGGTTCAGCAAACACATATAGAAAGGAAGGAAGACAAACATAGCCAACCAGTGGAAGACATGAAGAGACACACAGCGGAAGATGTAAATAATCAAGAATATGCATCTTGTGGGAGTCCACAATCAAAGTCAGAGCTCACCAAATCTTGA